A genomic region of Chlorobaculum parvum NCIB 8327 contains the following coding sequences:
- a CDS encoding nucleotide kinase domain-containing protein: protein MIKPKEEIYQYYFYFIQERMNIFWNKYNNTQPWTNDEILSVHKFTNVYRAMDRVSQYLIRNVIYNENSFSDEDVLLRIIVFKIFNKPDTWEYLENRVGVITVKNFDLNRINQALLELKQIQPIFNNAYMMTGTHSLYNHLNYKHEKWLEMVKNELIGKSILKKIINSKSLSGVYELLRNCSFIGDFLAYQYTIDMNYSSVIDFSENSFVKAGIGAIRGIKKCFEPLSKKYNFEDAIKYTQNNFEKYQNKFGYTDFRPLFGRIPTLIDLQNCFCETDKYLRAKIPELQVDNKRIKQKYKESPKPLELFFPPKWNINSNILIPCIQPSTQESTLF from the coding sequence ATGATAAAACCTAAAGAAGAAATATACCAATACTACTTTTACTTTATCCAGGAAAGAATGAATATTTTCTGGAACAAGTATAATAACACTCAACCATGGACTAATGATGAAATACTTAGTGTTCATAAGTTTACGAACGTTTATCGTGCTATGGACAGAGTGAGTCAATACTTAATTCGGAATGTCATATATAACGAAAATTCGTTTTCAGATGAAGATGTATTGCTAAGGATAATTGTTTTTAAGATTTTCAACAAACCTGACACATGGGAATATTTAGAGAATAGAGTTGGAGTTATTACCGTTAAAAACTTTGATTTAAATCGGATTAATCAAGCATTATTAGAATTAAAACAAATTCAACCGATATTCAATAATGCTTATATGATGACAGGAACTCATTCTTTATATAATCACCTAAATTACAAGCATGAGAAATGGTTAGAGATGGTCAAGAATGAATTAATTGGAAAATCTATTTTAAAAAAAATCATCAACTCCAAGTCATTATCAGGAGTTTATGAACTTCTGAGAAACTGTTCTTTCATTGGTGATTTTCTAGCCTATCAATATACAATTGACATGAACTATTCCTCAGTTATTGACTTTAGTGAAAATTCTTTTGTCAAGGCAGGTATTGGCGCAATTCGAGGAATAAAGAAATGTTTTGAACCTTTATCTAAGAAATACAACTTTGAAGATGCGATAAAATACACACAAAACAATTTTGAGAAATACCAAAATAAGTTTGGGTATACTGATTTTAGACCTCTTTTTGGAAGGATACCAACATTAATAGATTTACAAAATTGTTTTTGTGAGACTGATAAATACTTGCGTGCCAAAATCCCGGAACTTCAAGTTGATAATAAACGCATTAAGCAAAAATATAAAGAAAGTCCAAAACCTCTAGAACTCTTCTTCCCTCCCAAATGGAATATTAACTCAAACATTTTGATACCATGTATACAGCCGAGTACACAGGAATCAACTCTTTTTTAG
- a CDS encoding thymidylate synthase, which yields MYTAEYTGINSFLVGASTLLIKEGVKRKTRGKLCIELPKPFMFKITNPTARLVTVPERRWNPILPFAESLWLATGKNDLEFIGHYLKNMKNFSDDGEFLRGGYGPRLRKYNGINDDYKIRNTYDIDIAKLNKSEVDQFGFICKSFEKDKFTRQAIINIGDPPKDCFDKKGNLKITKDFPCTRLLHFQKQPKANKLNLTVYMRSNDFVWGASAVNIFNFTFMLEYFSQILDLEIGEYYHIANNFHYYEEFEDLVQSISRTKTVEESKFEYSKSFHNLSEFDEKINLLKSEEEKLRSGKYADLIDFKDDFFNDWYKAFYVFNTYKKVTFSNPILNQLFLKYMPYE from the coding sequence ATGTATACAGCCGAGTACACAGGAATCAACTCTTTTTTAGTTGGTGCTTCGACTCTGCTTATAAAAGAGGGAGTCAAAAGAAAAACAAGAGGTAAGCTTTGCATTGAATTACCGAAACCTTTCATGTTTAAAATCACTAATCCAACGGCAAGACTGGTTACCGTACCTGAAAGAAGATGGAATCCTATTTTACCCTTTGCTGAATCATTGTGGTTAGCAACTGGGAAAAATGATTTAGAATTTATAGGTCATTATTTGAAAAACATGAAAAACTTCTCCGATGATGGTGAATTTTTACGAGGTGGTTACGGTCCAAGATTAAGAAAATACAATGGAATAAATGATGATTATAAAATCAGGAATACTTATGATATAGATATTGCAAAACTAAATAAATCAGAAGTCGACCAATTTGGTTTCATTTGTAAAAGTTTTGAGAAGGATAAGTTTACAAGACAAGCAATTATTAATATCGGAGACCCGCCCAAAGATTGTTTTGACAAAAAGGGTAACTTAAAAATCACAAAGGATTTTCCTTGTACCAGACTATTACATTTTCAGAAACAGCCAAAAGCAAACAAGCTTAATTTAACTGTTTATATGAGGTCAAATGACTTTGTATGGGGAGCAAGTGCAGTTAATATTTTCAACTTCACTTTTATGCTTGAATACTTCTCACAAATACTAGATTTAGAAATTGGGGAATACTATCATATAGCAAATAATTTCCATTATTATGAAGAATTTGAAGATTTAGTTCAGTCGATTTCTCGTACAAAAACTGTTGAAGAATCTAAATTTGAATACTCAAAATCATTTCACAATTTATCAGAGTTTGATGAGAAAATAAATCTGCTTAAAAGTGAAGAAGAGAAGCTAAGGTCAGGCAAATATGCAGATTTAATTGATTTTAAAGACGACTTTTTTAATGATTGGTATAAAGCATTTTATGTTTTCAATACATATAAAAAAGTAACTTTTTCAAATCCAATATTAAATCAATTATTTTTAAAATATATGCCTTATGAATGA
- a CDS encoding nucleotide modification associated domain-containing protein, producing MNEESIKKITDDVIAILLKKNADYGGASFDLGLNGNMVHLWDKVKRYKSLIGCDKKEPNFESLEDTLKDIIGYAIIGLHILDDETIKDKIYG from the coding sequence ATGAATGAAGAAAGTATTAAAAAAATCACAGATGATGTAATAGCTATTTTATTAAAGAAAAATGCGGATTACGGTGGTGCAAGTTTTGACTTAGGACTGAATGGGAATATGGTTCATCTTTGGGATAAAGTAAAACGTTACAAAAGTCTAATTGGCTGTGACAAAAAAGAGCCAAACTTTGAAAGTTTAGAAGATACTTTAAAAGATATTATTGGTTATGCAATAATAGGCTTACACATTTTAGATGATGAAACTATAAAAGACAAAATCTATGGATAA
- a CDS encoding TIR domain-containing protein, producing the protein MDKSHNIFISHYGKDDKHVQSLKARLKGQGYNIRNFSVDSTKHKDGRTPSKPVIERLLRMRINWSSTFICLVGPKTHTRAWVDYEIQKAVEKGKRIIGVYTHGSKETALLPKGLEKVASNLIGWNSIDKIGEIISGKNYPIENPDGKVITDAFDRPIIRC; encoded by the coding sequence ATGGATAAGTCACATAATATCTTTATTAGCCATTATGGGAAAGATGATAAACATGTACAATCTTTAAAAGCAAGACTAAAAGGTCAAGGTTATAATATTCGGAATTTTTCTGTTGACAGCACTAAACATAAAGATGGTAGAACGCCGTCAAAACCGGTAATTGAACGTCTCCTTCGTATGAGGATTAACTGGTCAAGTACATTTATTTGCTTGGTCGGCCCAAAAACACATACAAGAGCATGGGTTGATTACGAAATTCAAAAAGCTGTAGAGAAAGGCAAACGAATTATTGGTGTTTATACGCATGGTAGTAAAGAAACAGCTCTGTTACCAAAGGGTTTAGAAAAAGTGGCATCAAATCTTATTGGGTGGAATTCAATCGATAAAATTGGTGAAATTATATCTGGAAAAAATTATCCAATCGAAAATCCAGATGGAAAGGTCATTACAGACGCATTTGACAGACCAATAATAAGATGTTGA
- a CDS encoding Nmad2 family putative nucleotide modification protein yields MKIYSYMIDHDFGLAPNPFGPYCTIAVCKPNIRKSKNLKIGDWIIGTGSKSLEKSSGIKCVSKLIYAMKITEIIKLNKYFLDPRFEYKKPNMNGTLMTVFGDNIYFLDESDNWAQLDCAHRNKDGIYNAEHIRKDIGGENALISDLFYYFGQNAPQIPDYLSDVCHTTQGVKFVKPDELATQFVEWLQSNFQKGLQGLPISWTKYEK; encoded by the coding sequence ATGAAGATTTATTCATATATGATTGACCACGATTTTGGGTTGGCACCAAATCCATTTGGACCATATTGTACAATTGCTGTTTGTAAACCCAATATCAGGAAAAGCAAAAATCTTAAGATTGGTGATTGGATTATTGGAACAGGTTCAAAATCACTTGAAAAATCTTCAGGCATTAAGTGCGTTTCAAAACTTATCTATGCAATGAAGATAACTGAAATTATTAAATTAAATAAATATTTTCTAGACCCAAGATTTGAGTACAAAAAACCAAATATGAATGGAACTTTGATGACTGTATTTGGTGATAATATCTATTTCCTTGATGAATCAGATAACTGGGCACAACTTGATTGTGCACATAGGAATAAAGACGGAATTTATAATGCAGAGCATATAAGAAAAGATATTGGGGGTGAGAATGCCTTGATTTCAGACTTGTTCTATTATTTTGGTCAAAATGCACCTCAAATACCTGATTATTTAAGTGATGTATGTCATACTACGCAAGGCGTTAAATTTGTGAAACCTGATGAATTAGCAACACAATTTGTTGAATGGTTACAATCCAATTTTCAAAAAGGCTTGCAAGGTTTACCAATTAGTTGGACTAAATATGAAAAGTAA
- a CDS encoding alpha/beta fold hydrolase has translation MLTFTGSTGGDAGNVLLLHAFPVSADMWEHQLAPLAESGYRVIAPYVYGFDTSPSRPGWSMDDYAHDLARLIRALGWSSATVVGLSMGGYQAMAFYRLYPELTDSLVFCDTRANADAPEALAARQEFRTVVMEKGAEEAAARMVPNFFAPETYESNEPLVEKTRQGIIRQTPEAISEAMRAIAEREDSTELLNEITCPTLIVCGMDDKVTPPETAAEMHALIPGSKLELIPDAGHLSNLEQPAMFNGILLEHLRSL, from the coding sequence ATGCTGACCTTCACAGGCTCAACCGGCGGTGATGCCGGTAACGTCTTGCTGCTGCACGCATTCCCGGTTTCAGCAGACATGTGGGAGCACCAGCTCGCTCCGCTGGCCGAATCGGGCTACCGGGTGATTGCGCCGTACGTCTATGGATTTGACACCTCACCGTCAAGACCCGGCTGGAGCATGGACGATTATGCGCACGATCTGGCGAGGCTGATCCGGGCGCTTGGCTGGAGCAGCGCTACCGTCGTCGGCCTCTCGATGGGCGGCTACCAGGCGATGGCGTTTTACCGCCTCTACCCCGAACTGACCGATTCGCTGGTGTTCTGCGACACACGCGCCAACGCCGATGCACCCGAAGCGCTGGCCGCGCGGCAGGAGTTCCGGACGGTGGTGATGGAAAAAGGAGCCGAAGAGGCCGCCGCGCGGATGGTGCCAAACTTCTTCGCGCCGGAGACCTACGAATCGAACGAGCCGCTGGTGGAAAAAACGCGGCAGGGTATCATTCGCCAGACCCCGGAAGCGATCAGCGAAGCGATGCGAGCCATCGCCGAGCGCGAGGACTCGACCGAGCTGCTGAACGAAATCACCTGCCCGACGTTGATCGTCTGCGGCATGGACGACAAGGTCACTCCGCCCGAAACCGCCGCCGAAATGCACGCCCTCATCCCCGGCTCAAAGCTCGAACTGATCCCGGACGCGGGACACTTGTCGAACCTCGAACAACCCGCGATGTTTAACGGCATATTGCTGGAGCATTTGCGGAGTTTGTAA
- a CDS encoding YtxH domain-containing protein, producing the protein MENQDKYYKGLFFGAALGAAVGTIMGLLFAPRKGEDTQMIISGKVKRAIDRATEMYEESEHDTAYSNEAKHRSQEIIDSARDEARKILDEANDIIRDIRGQSKAQEN; encoded by the coding sequence ATGGAAAATCAGGACAAATACTACAAGGGGCTGTTTTTCGGTGCCGCTCTCGGCGCGGCTGTTGGCACCATCATGGGGCTGCTTTTCGCTCCGCGCAAGGGCGAGGATACGCAGATGATTATCAGCGGCAAGGTCAAACGAGCCATCGACCGGGCGACCGAAATGTATGAAGAGTCTGAGCACGATACGGCCTACAGCAACGAGGCGAAACACCGTTCGCAGGAGATCATCGACAGCGCGCGCGACGAAGCCCGCAAGATTCTCGACGAAGCCAACGACATCATTCGCGACATCCGGGGCCAGTCGAAAGCGCAGGAGAACTGA
- a CDS encoding HD domain-containing protein has translation MIAEPFLFRSEGGFIRIPIWGHIPLSAPLKKILAHPSFLRLKGIRQLSFAQQVYPGANHTRFEHSIGVYHLMKMILQRMVSNPLALELQDERLQFDDETCRTLLATCLLHDIGHYPHAHVLEEITPAGAKGAVFAHHESLTGQFLNEEHHGAPSIAAILHDDWQVDPGVVTEIIAGKTAHRLGKLVSGTLDPDKMDYLMRDAHHCNIPYGSIDIERLIESFVPDPERQRLAITEKGIAPLESLLFAKYMMMRNVYWHHTSRIFSAMLRRLLQDIADENALPTSELRELFYFNSDDRVLYELERAIRGLGLPSVELLDAIQERRVFKRAITIRPYTDPEMEADPVWFAYSTDHRRRKQKELEICELVGRKIGRKLAGHEVLIDAPALKDVFDYDDFRELRVWPTKSEHRHMVQPSDSNGYVRFDDFRESVFRSDFILSFEHYTKKFRVLCRHDLVETIAGLEEEVLEILRA, from the coding sequence ATGATCGCCGAGCCGTTCCTGTTCCGCTCCGAGGGCGGGTTTATCCGCATCCCAATCTGGGGGCACATTCCGCTGAGCGCGCCGCTCAAGAAGATTCTCGCCCATCCCTCTTTTTTGCGGCTCAAGGGCATCCGGCAGCTTTCGTTCGCGCAGCAGGTCTATCCCGGCGCGAACCATACGCGCTTCGAGCACTCCATCGGCGTCTATCATCTGATGAAGATGATTTTGCAGCGGATGGTGAGCAACCCGCTGGCGCTTGAATTGCAGGATGAGCGGTTGCAGTTCGACGACGAGACCTGTCGTACGCTACTGGCGACCTGCCTGTTGCACGACATCGGCCACTACCCGCACGCGCACGTGCTGGAGGAAATCACCCCGGCGGGAGCCAAAGGCGCGGTGTTCGCGCACCACGAATCGCTGACCGGCCAGTTCCTGAACGAGGAGCACCACGGTGCGCCCTCCATCGCGGCCATCCTGCACGACGACTGGCAGGTCGATCCCGGCGTCGTGACGGAAATCATCGCGGGCAAAACGGCGCACCGGCTCGGCAAGCTGGTGAGCGGTACGCTCGATCCCGACAAGATGGACTACCTGATGCGCGACGCGCACCACTGCAACATTCCGTACGGCAGCATCGACATCGAGCGGCTCATCGAATCGTTCGTGCCCGACCCAGAGCGGCAGCGGCTGGCCATCACCGAAAAGGGAATTGCGCCGCTCGAAAGCCTGCTCTTCGCCAAGTACATGATGATGCGCAACGTCTACTGGCACCACACCAGCCGCATTTTTTCGGCCATGCTGAGGCGGCTGTTGCAGGACATCGCGGACGAAAACGCATTGCCGACAAGCGAGTTGCGCGAGCTGTTCTACTTCAACTCCGACGACCGGGTGCTCTACGAGCTTGAACGGGCGATTCGCGGGCTGGGACTGCCGTCAGTCGAGCTGCTCGACGCGATCCAGGAGCGCCGCGTCTTCAAACGCGCCATCACCATCCGCCCCTACACCGACCCTGAGATGGAAGCCGATCCCGTGTGGTTTGCCTACAGCACCGACCATCGTCGCCGCAAACAGAAAGAGCTGGAGATCTGCGAACTGGTCGGCAGAAAAATCGGGCGGAAACTCGCAGGCCACGAGGTGCTCATCGACGCGCCCGCGCTGAAAGATGTGTTCGATTACGACGACTTCCGCGAACTGCGGGTCTGGCCGACCAAAAGCGAGCACCGGCACATGGTTCAGCCTTCGGACTCGAACGGCTACGTCCGGTTCGACGACTTCCGCGAATCGGTGTTCCGCTCGGACTTCATCCTCTCGTTCGAGCACTATACCAAGAAGTTCAGGGTGTTGTGCCGACACGACCTGGTCGAAACAATCGCGGGCCTCGAAGAGGAGGTGCTGGAAATCCTGAGGGCTTAA
- the lptB gene encoding LPS export ABC transporter ATP-binding protein codes for MGSILSCKDLKKIYNKREVVKSSSIEVKQGEIVGLLGPNGAGKTTTFYMIVGLVKPDAGEVRLDQEEITHLPMYKRARKGIGYLPQEASVFRKLTVEQNILGVLEFTTLSKAERQEKTEQMLEDLNIAHIRNSMGYALSGGERRRTEIARALALDPKFILLDEPFAGVDPIAVEDIQQIVEGLVKRNIGVLITDHNVHETLSITDHAYLLFDGSIFMQGTPEEIADNAEARKMYLGEKFTLDRY; via the coding sequence ATGGGTTCGATACTGAGCTGCAAGGATCTGAAGAAGATCTACAACAAGCGGGAGGTGGTTAAAAGCTCGTCCATCGAGGTCAAACAGGGCGAAATTGTCGGCCTGCTGGGCCCGAACGGCGCGGGCAAGACGACCACGTTTTACATGATTGTCGGCCTGGTGAAGCCTGACGCGGGCGAGGTGCGGCTCGACCAGGAGGAGATCACCCACCTGCCGATGTACAAGCGCGCCCGCAAAGGAATCGGCTACCTGCCGCAGGAGGCGTCGGTATTCCGCAAGCTCACCGTCGAACAGAATATTCTCGGCGTGCTCGAATTCACCACGCTCTCCAAAGCCGAGCGGCAGGAAAAAACCGAGCAGATGCTCGAAGACCTGAACATCGCCCACATCCGCAACAGCATGGGCTACGCGCTATCGGGAGGCGAACGCCGCCGCACGGAGATCGCCCGAGCCCTGGCGCTCGACCCGAAGTTCATCCTGCTCGACGAACCGTTCGCGGGCGTCGACCCAATCGCCGTCGAGGACATCCAGCAGATCGTCGAAGGGCTGGTCAAGCGCAACATCGGCGTGCTCATCACCGACCACAACGTCCACGAAACGCTCTCGATCACCGACCATGCCTACCTGCTCTTCGACGGCAGCATCTTCATGCAGGGCACCCCGGAAGAGATCGCCGACAACGCCGAAGCCCGCAAGATGTACCTCGGTGAAAAGTTCACGCTGGATCGGTATTGA
- a CDS encoding NINE protein: MNEQTQKGPNEKYCSECGAIIRANAEICPKCGVRQSPPPFNINLGPVTPSGRNRFAAALFAILLGSLGIHKFYLGLTGWGIIYLLFCWTGIPAIVGVIEGILLLVMSDEAFAERYG, translated from the coding sequence ATGAACGAACAAACGCAAAAAGGCCCGAACGAAAAGTACTGTTCCGAATGCGGCGCCATCATCCGCGCCAACGCTGAAATCTGCCCGAAGTGCGGAGTACGGCAAAGCCCACCGCCGTTCAACATCAATCTTGGCCCGGTAACTCCGAGCGGCAGGAACCGTTTTGCTGCGGCGCTCTTCGCCATTCTGCTCGGCTCGCTCGGCATTCACAAATTCTATCTCGGGCTGACCGGATGGGGCATCATCTACCTGCTTTTCTGCTGGACGGGCATTCCTGCCATTGTGGGCGTCATCGAAGGAATCCTGCTGCTGGTGATGAGCGACGAGGCGTTCGCCGAACGGTACGGGTAG
- a CDS encoding gamma carbonic anhydrase family protein translates to MRKVMSYRGLNPEIHESVFLADGCRVIGDVKIGEHSSVWFNTVIRGDVCPITIGEKTSVQDNSTLHVTHDTGPLKIGSNVTIGHAATLHACTVEDNVLIGMSATLLDHCVVEPWSIVAAGSLVKQGFRVPTGMLVAGVPAKVIRPITDDERKNIAESPENYVRYVAHYREGGYEGR, encoded by the coding sequence ATGAGAAAAGTCATGTCATATCGGGGCTTGAACCCGGAGATTCACGAGTCGGTGTTCCTTGCCGACGGTTGCCGGGTTATCGGTGACGTCAAGATCGGCGAGCATTCGAGCGTCTGGTTCAACACGGTCATCCGCGGTGACGTCTGCCCGATCACCATCGGTGAAAAGACCAGCGTGCAGGACAACTCGACCTTGCACGTGACGCACGATACCGGCCCGCTGAAGATCGGCAGCAACGTGACCATCGGCCATGCCGCTACGCTGCACGCCTGCACGGTCGAGGACAACGTGCTGATCGGCATGAGCGCCACGCTGCTGGATCATTGCGTGGTCGAACCCTGGTCGATCGTGGCCGCCGGATCGCTCGTCAAGCAGGGCTTCCGCGTGCCGACCGGAATGCTTGTCGCCGGAGTTCCGGCCAAGGTGATCCGCCCGATTACCGATGATGAGCGGAAGAACATTGCAGAGTCGCCCGAAAACTACGTGCGCTACGTTGCCCATTACCGTGAGGGCGGCTACGAGGGGAGGTAA
- a CDS encoding protoporphyrinogen/coproporphyrinogen oxidase has protein sequence MAKEVVIIGGGISGLSMAFYCSQAGMKTTLIEKDNKVGGSFASHQYASDNDRFWLEMGAHTCYSSYQNLLGIVEECGIMDTIIPREKVPFTLLKNGKVSSIMSGLNLFELLTHAPKIFSLKKEGKTVRSYYSQIVGENNYRNTISHFFNAVPSQPTDDFPADMMFKSREKRKDVLKNYTFKNGLQSVALTIAERKGIDVRTGSAAQSLANSDGKYVVKTADGQEVSADSLVIAVPSAPAARLLQDINPAIADHFTRLKFADVDSVGVVIRKNNVSLKPVAAIISPNDTFFSMVSRDTVPDDNFRGFAFHFRPGLSEKDKFKRINEVLGVGMEKIEHTTTRMNVVPSLRINHKDWADKTDQMLAGMRGLYMTGNYYGGMAIEDCVSRSHDEFNRMNR, from the coding sequence ATGGCAAAAGAGGTTGTGATCATCGGCGGCGGCATCAGCGGACTCAGCATGGCGTTTTACTGTTCGCAGGCCGGTATGAAAACCACGTTGATCGAAAAGGATAACAAGGTCGGCGGCTCGTTCGCCTCGCACCAGTACGCAAGCGACAACGACCGCTTCTGGCTGGAAATGGGCGCGCACACCTGCTACAGCTCCTACCAGAACCTGCTCGGCATCGTCGAGGAGTGTGGCATCATGGATACCATCATTCCGCGCGAAAAAGTGCCGTTCACGCTGCTCAAAAACGGCAAGGTGTCGTCGATCATGTCCGGCCTCAACCTGTTCGAGCTGCTTACTCACGCGCCGAAGATTTTCAGCCTCAAGAAAGAGGGCAAGACGGTGCGCTCCTACTATTCGCAGATCGTGGGCGAGAACAACTACCGCAACACGATCAGCCACTTCTTCAATGCGGTGCCGTCGCAGCCGACCGACGATTTCCCCGCTGACATGATGTTCAAGAGCCGCGAGAAGCGCAAGGATGTGCTCAAGAACTACACGTTCAAGAACGGCTTGCAGAGTGTGGCGCTCACCATCGCCGAACGCAAGGGCATCGATGTGCGCACCGGCTCCGCGGCGCAAAGCCTCGCCAATTCCGACGGCAAGTACGTCGTCAAGACCGCCGATGGCCAGGAGGTTTCCGCCGACTCGCTCGTTATCGCAGTGCCTTCGGCTCCGGCAGCGCGGCTGCTGCAGGATATCAATCCGGCGATTGCCGACCACTTTACAAGGCTCAAGTTCGCCGATGTCGATTCAGTGGGCGTGGTGATCCGGAAGAACAACGTTTCGCTCAAGCCGGTGGCCGCGATCATCTCTCCGAACGATACCTTCTTTTCGATGGTTTCGCGCGACACCGTGCCGGACGACAACTTCCGCGGTTTCGCGTTCCACTTCCGCCCGGGGCTGAGCGAAAAGGACAAGTTCAAGCGCATCAACGAAGTGCTTGGGGTTGGCATGGAAAAGATCGAGCACACCACCACCCGCATGAACGTGGTGCCTTCGCTGCGCATCAACCACAAGGATTGGGCCGACAAAACCGACCAGATGCTCGCTGGCATGCGTGGCCTCTACATGACCGGCAACTAC